The Methanospirillum lacunae genome has a window encoding:
- a CDS encoding glycosyltransferase family 4 protein has product MYKILHIVPHMGGGVGRVLRNFIGSSHEQEDFFHQLICLDYANNDTKEWSKKFGIELFENGITDYQLLESKIKETDIVHIHFWNHPLLYRFLSIDSFPQFRAVIWSHVNGHHPPNIFTDQVLLYPDFFVISTEYSLSSDAIKRQTVEWREKNLKLVFETAGYEHVEGVHHLDHSFFNIGYIGTVSYSKMHRDFLEICYSIQIPDKKFIVCGGDDHNHLQKEADDKGYLNIFDFTGPLKNIKPILSKLDVFGYPLCKENYGTGEQVLIEAMACGVVPVVLDNGPERFIVEQYKSGIVASTIEEYQKAIEFLYYNPNIRQKMAEYAIDQVIHKMSIKKTRNRWHKIYRELLKIPQKNHVLKDSNNNPINHPNMGCKLFLLSLGETKISHLYSNLLSLPNNRDIHTLGITESMSPIFCSPSKGSVFHYFSFFPDDMQLKTLCDLTNSICKGKNNL; this is encoded by the coding sequence ATGTACAAAATATTACATATTGTTCCTCACATGGGAGGAGGTGTTGGGCGTGTTCTACGTAATTTTATTGGATCATCTCATGAACAAGAAGATTTTTTTCATCAATTAATCTGCCTTGATTATGCAAACAACGATACAAAAGAATGGTCTAAAAAATTTGGAATCGAATTATTTGAGAATGGGATTACCGATTATCAGTTGTTAGAAAGCAAAATAAAAGAAACTGATATTGTGCATATTCATTTCTGGAATCATCCATTACTATATCGATTTTTATCTATCGATTCTTTTCCCCAATTTAGAGCTGTGATATGGTCTCATGTAAATGGTCATCATCCACCAAACATTTTCACAGATCAGGTTTTACTTTATCCAGACTTTTTTGTAATATCTACAGAATATAGTTTATCCTCAGATGCCATCAAAAGACAAACTGTAGAGTGGAGAGAAAAAAACTTAAAACTTGTTTTTGAAACCGCAGGATATGAACATGTTGAAGGAGTTCATCATTTAGATCATTCATTTTTTAATATCGGATATATTGGAACTGTTTCTTATTCAAAAATGCATCGCGATTTTTTAGAAATATGTTATTCTATTCAAATTCCAGATAAAAAATTTATTGTTTGCGGGGGAGATGACCATAATCATCTGCAAAAAGAAGCAGATGATAAAGGGTACCTGAATATATTTGATTTTACAGGACCCCTAAAAAATATTAAACCAATTTTGTCAAAACTTGATGTATTTGGTTACCCCTTGTGCAAAGAAAATTATGGAACGGGTGAGCAAGTTCTTATAGAAGCAATGGCATGTGGAGTTGTCCCTGTGGTTCTTGATAATGGCCCTGAACGATTTATTGTTGAACAATATAAATCAGGTATTGTTGCATCCACCATTGAGGAATATCAAAAGGCTATTGAATTCCTTTACTATAATCCAAATATCAGGCAAAAAATGGCAGAATATGCCATAGATCAAGTTATTCATAAGATGAGTATTAAAAAAACTCGGAATCGCTGGCATAAGATATATCGCGAATTATTAAAAATACCTCAAAAAAACCATGTTCTTAAAGATTCAAATAATAATCCTATAAACCACCCTAATATGGGATGTAAATTATTTTTATTATCATTAGGTGAAACAAAAATATCCCATCTCTATTCTAATTTATTATCACTTCCAAATAATAGAGATATTCATACTTTAGGTATTACAGAGTCTATGTCTCCGATTTTTTGTAGTCCATCAAAGGGGAGTGTTTTTCATTATTTCTCCTTTTTTCCTGATGATATGCAACTGAAAACTTTGTGTGATTTAACTAATTCAATTTGTAAGGGAAAAAATAATTTATGA
- a CDS encoding cephalosporin hydroxylase family protein: protein MDPTLLEVSRDYFRTISENKYGYDFTWLGRPIIQIPQDIMAMQEIIWNIKPDLIIETGIAHGGSLIFSASMLELIGEEGIVIGIDIDIRPHNREAIEKHPMYKRIVLLEGDSTSQEIVDKVIQMAQGCRRILVSLDSNHTHQHVLRELELYSPLVTLGSYCVVFDTAIEDLPKGSFPDRPWDKGNNPKTAVWEFLKENTKFQIDKKIEEKILLTVAPDGYLKRIN, encoded by the coding sequence ATGGATCCAACTTTACTAGAAGTTTCTCGAGATTATTTTAGGACAATAAGCGAGAATAAGTATGGATACGATTTTACATGGCTTGGTCGTCCGATAATTCAAATACCTCAAGATATAATGGCAATGCAAGAGATTATCTGGAATATTAAGCCTGATTTAATAATTGAAACCGGTATTGCACATGGGGGGTCCCTTATTTTTTCGGCTTCAATGCTTGAATTAATTGGGGAAGAAGGCATAGTCATAGGGATAGATATTGATATTAGACCCCATAACCGTGAGGCAATTGAAAAACATCCAATGTATAAACGAATCGTGTTGTTAGAGGGTGATAGTACTAGTCAGGAAATCGTTGACAAAGTCATTCAAATGGCCCAGGGTTGCAGAAGAATATTGGTTTCCCTTGATTCTAATCATACACATCAGCATGTATTACGAGAATTGGAGTTATATTCACCGTTAGTTACTCTCGGAAGTTATTGCGTCGTTTTTGATACAGCTATTGAGGATCTACCTAAAGGCTCATTCCCAGATAGACCTTGGGATAAAGGTAATAATCCAAAAACGGCAGTCTGGGAATTTTTAAAAGAGAACACCAAATTTCAAATAGATAAAAAAATTGAAGAAAAAATATTATTAACTGTTGCTCCGGATGGATATTTAAAAAGGATAAATTAG
- a CDS encoding NAD-dependent epimerase/dehydratase family protein, whose product MSKKKTILVTGATGFIGHHVVNELHNKGHNVIAFSRHQKKAELLSWWGKVKFVIADMQDPNLNIRELFGEPEILIHLAWAGLPNYHAMFHYEENLPASYHFIIKMVKSGVKQVLVAGTCLEYGMQYGKLSEETHTEPITSYGIAKDTLRKFLQIYQQNISFTLQWVRLFYTYGTGQNPNSLFAQLNSALDHKDDIFNMSGGEQLRDYLPVEEVAHRIALVAEHPECNGVINCCSGNPISIRRLVEEYILSHGSGLNLNLGYFPYQEYEPMAFWGEGKKIHNLLLKNDENFLREKK is encoded by the coding sequence ATGAGTAAAAAGAAAACTATATTGGTTACTGGAGCCACAGGGTTTATTGGCCATCATGTCGTTAATGAACTCCATAATAAAGGGCATAACGTCATCGCTTTTTCGCGTCATCAGAAAAAGGCAGAACTACTTTCTTGGTGGGGGAAGGTTAAATTTGTTATTGCTGATATGCAAGATCCAAACTTAAATATAAGAGAGTTGTTCGGAGAACCAGAAATCTTGATTCATTTGGCCTGGGCTGGTCTTCCGAATTATCATGCAATGTTCCATTATGAGGAAAATCTTCCTGCGAGTTACCATTTTATTATAAAGATGGTAAAATCTGGAGTAAAACAGGTCTTAGTTGCTGGAACATGTTTGGAATATGGTATGCAATATGGAAAGTTATCTGAAGAAACCCATACTGAACCTATTACTTCGTATGGGATAGCGAAAGACACACTACGTAAATTTTTACAAATATATCAACAAAATATTTCCTTCACACTTCAATGGGTCCGTCTCTTTTACACTTACGGAACTGGCCAAAATCCAAATAGCCTTTTTGCTCAGCTTAATTCAGCATTAGATCATAAAGATGACATATTTAATATGTCAGGTGGTGAGCAACTACGCGATTATCTTCCCGTGGAGGAAGTAGCCCACCGAATTGCATTGGTTGCAGAACATCCAGAATGTAATGGAGTGATAAATTGTTGTAGTGGGAATCCAATTTCCATTCGACGATTAGTGGAGGAATATATTCTCTCACATGGATCTGGATTAAACCTAAATCTAGGTTATTTTCCTTACCAAGAATATGAACCAATGGCTTTTTGGGGGGAGGGGAAAAAAATACATAATCTTCTATTGAAAAATGATGAGAATTTCTTGAGGGAAAAAAAATGA
- a CDS encoding B12-binding domain-containing radical SAM protein: MNVILVSFPRTQEVRNNKETIPVGILYIASYLQKKGHNPIIIDFSILHIPDNISPPEFFADVIEKEIHLKRPGLIGLNCFDSMKFLWVRETAKILYNTYPEIPISTGGLHPTYFAYDILNNCPEISYICLGEGEETMAELASSLQVNDIDNIKKIDALALRERSKIIINSRNFFSLNLDDYGIPLWNLIQLENYYSDHSSYWNPKNQNINLVVPILSSRGCPFSCSFCSVKKFMGGKLRLRSPKLVVDEIELLYNRYRQRYFEFIDDNLTVNRNHVLNICQEILNRGLDIQFSLTNGIYLGNIQEEVVEALSKAGCVMVKLPIEHGNDYIREHVIGKKVSRKNIQEASKLCKKYDIFTFGLFIMGFPEETTSTLEDTIQLMKELKLDMNYVANLIPFPETDLYFRAETGGCLISTYSSNDFWKGDIQFNADNHNEFYIKPYAMSIEDLIKYREKFNSMKYYSERAKRINNIIN, translated from the coding sequence ATGAATGTAATTCTTGTTTCTTTTCCCAGGACCCAGGAGGTTCGAAATAATAAAGAAACCATTCCAGTGGGGATATTATATATTGCATCATATTTACAAAAAAAAGGGCATAACCCAATCATCATTGATTTTTCAATACTGCATATCCCCGATAATATTTCACCACCGGAGTTTTTTGCTGATGTAATTGAAAAAGAGATTCATCTCAAAAGGCCGGGACTCATAGGGTTGAATTGTTTTGATTCCATGAAATTTTTATGGGTTCGGGAGACTGCAAAAATCCTGTATAACACATACCCAGAAATCCCGATCTCTACCGGAGGGTTACACCCAACATATTTTGCCTACGATATCTTGAATAATTGCCCTGAAATATCTTATATCTGTCTTGGAGAAGGTGAGGAAACAATGGCTGAATTAGCATCATCTCTGCAGGTAAATGATATTGATAATATTAAGAAGATTGATGCCTTGGCTTTAAGAGAAAGATCCAAAATAATAATAAATTCTCGGAATTTTTTCTCGTTAAATCTTGATGATTATGGAATTCCATTATGGAATTTAATTCAGTTGGAGAATTATTATTCCGATCATTCATCATATTGGAATCCGAAAAATCAAAACATTAACCTTGTCGTTCCCATTTTATCTTCTAGAGGCTGTCCCTTTTCATGCTCTTTTTGTTCGGTAAAAAAATTTATGGGAGGTAAATTACGATTACGAAGCCCTAAATTAGTTGTTGATGAGATAGAATTATTGTATAATCGTTACCGACAACGATATTTTGAATTTATTGATGATAATTTAACTGTGAATAGGAATCATGTCCTTAATATTTGTCAGGAAATTTTAAATAGAGGCCTGGATATTCAGTTTTCTCTTACCAACGGGATATATCTTGGAAATATACAAGAAGAAGTCGTTGAAGCTTTATCTAAAGCAGGTTGTGTAATGGTAAAACTACCTATAGAGCATGGAAATGATTACATTCGTGAACATGTTATTGGAAAAAAAGTGTCACGCAAGAATATTCAGGAGGCCTCAAAACTATGTAAAAAGTATGATATATTCACATTTGGTTTATTTATTATGGGATTTCCGGAAGAAACCACATCTACATTAGAGGACACAATTCAATTAATGAAAGAACTCAAACTGGATATGAACTATGTAGCAAATTTAATTCCATTTCCTGAAACAGACCTATATTTTCGTGCTGAAACCGGGGGATGCCTAATTTCTACATATTCCTCAAATGACTTTTGGAAAGGGGATATTCAATTTAATGCGGATAATCACAATGAATTTTATATCAAACCTTATGCTATGAGTATAGAGGACCTTATTAAGTATCGGGAAAAATTTAACAGTATGAAATATTATAGCGAACGAGCGAAACGAATTAATAATATCATAAATTAA
- a CDS encoding class I SAM-dependent methyltransferase codes for MNSFRKCPICESNDVKLIIPLNYIQFDDCPIHGNNNLVACVSCGFLFNDTDSKEEDYERYYAQKEYNFTGNCIGSGSIIPEELIRYEIITQLIQSYKPSTSKILDIGCGKGGLLINLKNQGYTNLYALELLPQFVDYLNHNYGINTIQGSFQQISLFSTKFDVIIASNVLEHIFDLNLALQYISQNLGEEGIVYLEVPNAKNYPSFNNYPLFDFSHEHINHFDYHHLTNLAKNNGFDLILKGTTFIKGGFGKGECIYIVIKKGLKQQKIPDFTLSDTVTNVLMSYSANSKDIQELMQNQLPTYIWGFSSYMGLILGMSELQACNIIGIIDKDESKQKHTIMGKKILPLKIFDKISNYSVIIIPTGSYVIEMRKILRDKNIKCPIIQV; via the coding sequence ATGAATTCCTTTAGAAAGTGTCCAATCTGTGAAAGCAATGATGTAAAATTGATAATCCCATTAAATTATATTCAGTTTGATGATTGCCCAATTCATGGAAATAATAATTTAGTAGCTTGTGTTAGTTGTGGTTTTCTCTTTAACGATACCGATTCAAAAGAAGAGGATTACGAAAGATATTATGCACAAAAAGAATATAATTTCACCGGGAATTGCATTGGAAGTGGATCCATCATTCCAGAAGAATTGATACGATATGAAATAATTACCCAACTGATTCAATCGTATAAACCAAGCACATCCAAAATCCTAGATATTGGTTGTGGAAAAGGTGGATTATTAATTAATCTAAAAAACCAAGGATATACTAATCTCTATGCATTAGAATTGCTTCCTCAATTTGTCGATTACTTGAACCATAATTATGGAATTAATACGATTCAAGGTTCTTTTCAACAGATTTCTCTTTTTTCCACAAAATTTGATGTTATTATAGCCTCAAATGTATTGGAACATATTTTTGACTTAAATTTAGCATTGCAATATATTAGTCAAAATTTAGGGGAAGAAGGCATCGTTTATCTTGAAGTCCCAAATGCTAAAAATTATCCATCCTTTAATAATTATCCATTATTTGATTTCTCTCATGAACATATCAACCATTTTGATTATCATCACCTCACGAATTTAGCAAAAAATAATGGATTTGATTTGATCCTCAAGGGAACTACATTTATAAAAGGTGGGTTTGGGAAAGGAGAATGTATTTATATTGTAATAAAAAAGGGATTAAAACAGCAGAAAATACCCGATTTTACCCTTTCTGATACAGTTACAAATGTTTTAATGTCTTACTCTGCTAATTCCAAGGATATTCAAGAACTTATGCAAAACCAACTACCCACATATATATGGGGATTTTCAAGTTATATGGGGTTAATTCTTGGAATGAGTGAATTACAAGCATGTAATATCATTGGGATCATTGATAAAGATGAGAGCAAACAAAAACATACCATTATGGGTAAAAAGATATTACCCTTAAAAATTTTTGATAAGATTTCAAATTATAGTGTAATCATTATCCCAACTGGTTCTTACGTCATAGAAATGAGAAAGATTCTTCGAGATAAAAATATAAAGTGCCCAATTATACAAGTATAA
- a CDS encoding radical SAM protein, whose product MINNQNHDTIKFSEAFQQLKDKNIYLWGARNAGLGIKKVLVRNNLKFVGYIDSSPLVNEDIYHERCYTPDVFFNSQYEKHKSFIIITTRSFGPEITQICKNAGLIEGEDFYNLSTIQKFEYLIQPTNYCNLSCISCSFGITKSLRKPCNMSVKTFGQLLKKILAEDPFVGTIDLFGLGEPLLNPDIDKFIRICNENNIGCGISTNLAISGDITKTILAEPTWIRISVSGWGDNYEITHQGGKWTTLYSNLLKLKELKDKHQLSTTIEIFFLLYKNRIQDYYKFRILCEKLNFVCRPIHANILSLEMVDNILRGKEVPNEIKTAQQMIVNSVEKTHELALESKSFPCEYYSIMRISSDLSVAFCNCYSEGIVAENFMKISASEIESIRRKSIKCKKCMERGYHRYYQTVFDEPLIDHNE is encoded by the coding sequence ATGATAAATAATCAAAATCATGATACTATAAAATTTTCAGAAGCCTTTCAACAGCTTAAAGATAAAAACATCTATCTTTGGGGAGCACGAAATGCAGGATTGGGAATTAAAAAGGTATTAGTAAGAAATAATTTAAAATTTGTAGGGTATATCGATAGTTCACCTTTGGTTAATGAGGATATTTATCATGAACGGTGCTATACACCAGATGTCTTTTTTAATTCTCAATATGAAAAGCATAAATCGTTTATAATAATCACTACCCGTTCTTTCGGTCCTGAAATAACCCAAATTTGCAAAAATGCAGGTTTAATTGAGGGGGAAGACTTTTATAATCTTTCTACTATTCAAAAATTTGAGTACCTAATTCAACCAACAAATTATTGTAATTTATCCTGTATTTCTTGCTCGTTTGGGATTACAAAGAGTTTGCGTAAACCATGTAATATGTCTGTAAAAACATTTGGACAACTGTTAAAAAAGATATTAGCAGAGGATCCCTTTGTTGGAACAATCGATTTATTTGGTTTAGGTGAACCACTCTTAAACCCAGATATTGATAAATTTATCCGCATTTGTAATGAAAATAATATTGGATGTGGTATTTCTACAAATTTAGCAATATCAGGGGATATTACAAAAACTATTCTTGCGGAGCCTACATGGATTCGGATCTCAGTTTCAGGGTGGGGAGATAATTATGAGATTACACACCAAGGGGGAAAATGGACAACATTATACTCAAATTTGTTAAAACTTAAAGAACTTAAAGATAAACATCAATTATCTACAACAATTGAAATTTTTTTCTTATTATACAAGAATAGAATACAGGACTATTATAAGTTTCGAATTTTGTGTGAGAAATTAAATTTTGTATGCAGACCAATTCATGCAAATATATTATCATTGGAGATGGTAGATAACATATTACGAGGAAAAGAAGTTCCCAATGAAATAAAAACAGCACAACAGATGATAGTGAATAGTGTCGAAAAAACGCATGAACTGGCACTAGAATCCAAATCATTTCCATGTGAATATTATTCAATAATGAGAATATCCTCTGATTTAAGTGTAGCTTTTTGTAATTGTTATTCAGAAGGAATTGTTGCTGAAAATTTTATGAAGATTTCAGCATCAGAGATAGAATCTATTCGGAGAAAAAGTATAAAATGTAAAAAATGTATGGAGAGAGGATATCACAGATATTATCAAACCGTTTTTGATGAACCTTTAATAGATCACAATGAGTAA
- a CDS encoding glycosyltransferase family 2 protein, giving the protein MGLLEVHKVMPLVSIGIPTYNRPEGLRRTLECITEQTYKNLEIIVSDNCSRTQETEEIVREFMARDNRIQYFRQKENYGMAFNFKFVLEKSSGDYFMLASDDDLWDNSFIEKCLSPLINQNSCSMAFSNFNTIDSYDQVIYDNTKPAIYSNRNKYFRLAKFLFFNESWGKGTLTYSLFRKELTPFLLDFLKKNENSINVQYPAEVCMLINIIDHTDYNIVKETLFHKRWAKKIDTLGKSNPLPKYPYLFRPYLPPRFFISYINALLDSTTSKKVHIIIIIIMGIRFMIILVQWYLVCIITKLQKM; this is encoded by the coding sequence ATGGGATTGTTAGAAGTTCATAAAGTAATGCCATTGGTTTCAATTGGGATTCCCACCTATAACCGACCGGAGGGTCTACGGAGAACATTGGAATGTATCACTGAACAGACATATAAGAACCTTGAGATCATCGTTTCGGATAATTGTTCTCGAACTCAGGAGACAGAAGAAATAGTTCGGGAGTTTATGGCACGGGATAACCGGATTCAATACTTTCGGCAGAAAGAGAATTATGGAATGGCGTTTAATTTTAAATTTGTATTAGAGAAATCTTCCGGTGATTACTTTATGTTGGCATCGGATGATGATCTTTGGGATAATTCATTTATAGAAAAATGTCTTTCCCCTTTGATAAACCAAAATTCCTGTTCAATGGCATTTTCTAATTTTAATACTATTGATTCATATGATCAGGTAATTTATGATAATACAAAACCTGCAATATATTCAAATCGAAATAAGTATTTCAGGTTAGCGAAATTTCTATTTTTTAATGAATCATGGGGTAAAGGAACCCTTACATATTCCTTGTTTAGGAAGGAATTAACTCCTTTTTTATTAGATTTCTTAAAAAAGAATGAAAATTCTATTAATGTTCAATACCCTGCTGAAGTATGTATGTTAATTAATATCATTGATCACACTGATTACAATATAGTGAAAGAAACCTTGTTTCATAAAAGATGGGCGAAAAAGATTGATACTCTCGGAAAAAGTAACCCTCTCCCAAAATATCCCTATCTATTTCGGCCCTATTTACCTCCAAGATTCTTCATATCTTACATAAATGCGCTACTTGATAGTACAACCTCAAAAAAGGTTCATATAATTATAATAATAATTATGGGTATACGATTTATGATTATTTTAGTTCAATGGTATTTGGTGTGCATAATAACGAAATTACAAAAGATGTAG